Part of the Deltaproteobacteria bacterium genome is shown below.
AATGAGGTTACAGCAAATGTTGGTGACCTTTCCGGGACTATCAAGAAAGAGCTGGTCAAGGTTACAGCGAACGTGGATGAGCTCTCCGCCTCGGTTGAGACGAATGTGATACCAGAGATTGAATCTGTACTTAAAAATATGGACAGGGCTGTCTCCAGTGTAGACCAGACAGCGAGTGTCTTCAGGCAGGACCTGGAGAATGTTTTGAAAGCTATGGATAACGTCTTGAAAAATGTCAAGGAGACAATCGAAGACTTAAAAAAAGCGTCCGCCAGCGTACCAGGGCTTGTGGATAAAGGTGAGGACTTGATGGGCGAGAGTCAAAAGATCATGGAATCGGTCCAGGATATCTGGCTCTTCCGGCCAAAAGCGGCCAACCCTGACGATAAGATACTCAAAATGGACAGCTATGAATAACAAAGAGCGGCCGAATTTTAAAACAAGGCGCCTTCTTGTTTGGGCCTTGCTCCTGATTTTATTACTTGCTTTGGCAATGGAAGGATGCGGCGGATCAAAGAAACCTACGCCTTCAGGGTTTTATAAAAAAGAAGCCAGCCTCAATAAGAAAGCTAAAGAGGCCTATGCGAATCGCCGTTATAACAAGGCCCTGGTTCTTTACAAAGAGGCCCTTAATGCCAGCCGGGCCGTTGAGGATATTGACTTGAGCGCGGTTAACCTGATCAACATCGCCGCCACATACAGGGCCCTTGGTCAGAGGGACAATGCCATACGTACCGTAGATGAGATACTTGAGGCCTCACATATCAAATACCCTGTGGCAAGGCTCTCAGAGGCCGCTTTTATCAAGGCCCTGCTTTTAAAGGATGCCCAAGATTATACCGGTGCCCGGAAAATGGCTGATAAAGCCATGGATTTTTGTCTTAAGGCCAACTGCGGCGCGCAAGGGAAAATATTCAACCTCAAGGCCAGGCTGGCATTTTTAGAGAGAGACTTACCAAAGACGCTGGCCCTCGGCCAGACAGGTCTTAAGATCAATCGCGCCCAAAAGAATGAGCAGGAGACGGCCAATTCATTGAGACTCATTGCGGACGTTAAAACTGAAAAGGCTGAATATGCTGATGCCCGGGCGCTCTATGAGGAGGCCCTTGTTCATGATAAAGAACTGGGGCTCAGCAAAAAGATTGCCCTTGATTTAAGGAAGATCGGAGTTCTCCTCAAGAAACAGGGGCTGAGTAAAGAGGCGCTGAAATATTTTCAGAGGGCTTACTCTGTCAGCCTGGGCGGCAAGGATGAAGCGGGCGTCAAGCTGGCTTCGGAGATGATAAACAGCCTTCAAACCAAGTAGCGATTTTTTTTTCAGAATAGCTGAGGCTCGATCATACAACGGGTTCAGGCAAGTTTTAATCTTAAAGGACAACTCCTGATACAAGGTTGAAGTTTCTACTTCAATATGTAACCATCGGCCATCTAGGAACTGAGGGTATGGTAAGAAACTTTCAAGGAGGGGGAGTTTTGTAGGTTGGGTAGAGCGAAGTGAAACCCAACAATTGGCTACAATCCGCTTAAACATAATTTAATCGAA
Proteins encoded:
- a CDS encoding tetratricopeptide repeat protein — its product is MNNKERPNFKTRRLLVWALLLILLLALAMEGCGGSKKPTPSGFYKKEASLNKKAKEAYANRRYNKALVLYKEALNASRAVEDIDLSAVNLINIAATYRALGQRDNAIRTVDEILEASHIKYPVARLSEAAFIKALLLKDAQDYTGARKMADKAMDFCLKANCGAQGKIFNLKARLAFLERDLPKTLALGQTGLKINRAQKNEQETANSLRLIADVKTEKAEYADARALYEEALVHDKELGLSKKIALDLRKIGVLLKKQGLSKEALKYFQRAYSVSLGGKDEAGVKLASEMINSLQTK